A region from the Streptomyces sp. 3214.6 genome encodes:
- the mfd gene encoding transcription-repair coupling factor — MSLHGLLDAVVKDTALAEAIPAAADGNRMHVDLVGPPAARPFAIAALARESARTVLAVTATGREAEDLAAALRSLLPPDGVVEYPSWETLPHERLSPRSDTVGRRLAVLRRLAHPRPDDPETGPVSVVVAPVRSVLQPQVKGLGDLEPVALRTGRSADLNEIVEALAAAAYARVELVEKRGEFAVRGGILDVFPPTEEHPLRVEFWGDDVEEIRYFKVADQRSLEVAEHGLWAPPCRELLLTEDVRTRARALAEQHPELGELLNKIAEGIAVEGMESLAPVLVDDMELLLDVLPKGAMAVVCDPERVRTRAADLVATSQEFLQASWAATAGGGEAPIDVGAASLWSLADVRDHARELDMMWWSVSPFVADLELEADTLQFGMHAPDTYRGDTAKALADTKGWLADGWRVVFVTEAHGPAARTVEVLGGEGVAARLDADLTDLGPSLVHVSCGSIDYGFVDPALRLAVLTETDLSGQKAAGKDGARMPARRRKTIDPLTLEAGDYIVHEQHGVGRYIEMVQRTVQGATREYLVVEYAPAKRGQPGDRLYIPTDQLEQITKYVGGEAPTLHRLGGADWTKTKARAKKAVKEIAADLIKLYSARMAAPGHAFGTDTPWQRELEDAFPYAETPDQLTTIAEVKDDMEKTVPMDRLICGDVGYGKTEIAVRAAFKAVQDGKQVAVLVPTTLLVQQHFGTFSERYAQFPVKVRALSRFQTDTEAKATLEGLREGGVDVVIGTHRLFSSETKFKDLGLVIVDEEQRFGVEHKEQLKKLRANVDVLTMSATPIPRTLEMAVTGIREMSTITTPPEERHPVLTFVGPYEQKQIGAAIRRELLREGQVFYIHNRVESIDRAAARLREIVPEARIATAHGQMSETALEQVVVDFWEKKFDVLVSTTIVESGIDISNANTLIVERGDTFGLSQLHQLRGRVGRGRERGYAYFLYPPEKPLTETAHERLATIAQHTEMGAGMYVAMKDLEIRGAGNLLGGEQSGHIAGVGFDLYVRMVGEAVADYRRQLETGAIEEEPPLEVKIELPVDAHVPHDYAPGERLRLQAYRAIASANSEDDVKAVREELVDRYGKLPEPVENLLLVAGLRMLARACDVGEIVLQGANIRFAPVELRESQELRLKRLYPGSVIKPAAHQVLVPRPKTAKVGGKPLVGRDLLGWVGEFLATVLGS; from the coding sequence ATGAGCCTGCACGGTCTGCTCGACGCCGTCGTCAAGGACACCGCCCTCGCGGAAGCCATCCCCGCGGCCGCAGACGGCAACCGCATGCACGTCGACCTGGTCGGCCCCCCGGCGGCCCGCCCCTTCGCCATCGCCGCCCTCGCCCGCGAGAGCGCCCGCACGGTCCTCGCGGTGACGGCCACCGGCCGCGAGGCCGAGGACCTGGCCGCCGCCCTGCGCTCGCTGCTCCCGCCCGACGGCGTCGTGGAGTACCCCTCCTGGGAGACACTCCCGCACGAGCGGCTCAGCCCCCGCAGCGACACCGTGGGCCGCCGCCTCGCCGTCCTGCGCCGCCTGGCCCACCCGCGACCCGACGACCCGGAGACCGGCCCCGTCTCGGTGGTCGTCGCGCCCGTCCGCTCCGTGCTCCAGCCGCAGGTAAAGGGCCTCGGCGACCTGGAACCGGTGGCCCTGCGCACCGGCCGGAGCGCCGACCTCAACGAGATCGTCGAAGCCCTCGCCGCGGCCGCCTACGCGCGCGTGGAGCTCGTAGAGAAGCGCGGCGAGTTCGCCGTACGAGGCGGCATCCTGGACGTGTTCCCGCCCACCGAGGAACACCCCCTGCGCGTGGAGTTCTGGGGCGACGACGTCGAGGAGATCCGTTACTTCAAGGTCGCCGACCAGCGTTCCCTGGAGGTCGCCGAGCACGGCCTGTGGGCCCCGCCCTGCCGTGAACTGCTGTTGACGGAAGACGTACGCACGCGCGCGCGTGCCCTCGCCGAGCAGCACCCGGAACTCGGCGAACTGCTGAACAAGATCGCCGAAGGCATCGCGGTCGAGGGCATGGAGTCCCTCGCCCCGGTCCTGGTCGACGACATGGAACTGCTGCTCGACGTCCTCCCCAAGGGCGCGATGGCCGTCGTCTGCGACCCGGAGCGGGTACGCACGCGTGCCGCCGACCTCGTGGCGACCTCCCAGGAGTTCCTACAGGCGTCCTGGGCGGCCACCGCCGGCGGCGGCGAGGCGCCCATCGACGTCGGCGCGGCCTCCCTGTGGTCCCTCGCGGACGTCCGCGACCACGCGCGCGAGCTGGACATGATGTGGTGGTCGGTGTCGCCGTTCGTGGCCGACCTCGAGCTGGAGGCGGACACCCTCCAGTTCGGCATGCACGCCCCCGACACCTACCGCGGCGACACCGCGAAGGCCCTCGCGGACACCAAGGGCTGGCTCGCCGACGGCTGGCGCGTCGTCTTCGTCACCGAGGCGCACGGCCCCGCCGCCCGCACCGTGGAGGTGCTCGGCGGCGAGGGCGTCGCGGCCCGCCTGGACGCCGACCTGACCGACCTCGGCCCCTCCCTCGTGCACGTCTCCTGCGGCTCGATCGACTACGGCTTCGTCGACCCGGCACTACGCCTCGCCGTCCTCACCGAGACGGACCTGTCCGGCCAGAAGGCGGCCGGCAAGGACGGCGCGCGCATGCCCGCGCGCCGCCGGAAGACCATCGACCCGCTCACCCTGGAGGCGGGCGACTACATCGTCCACGAGCAGCACGGCGTGGGCCGCTACATCGAGATGGTGCAGCGCACGGTCCAGGGCGCCACCCGCGAGTACCTGGTCGTCGAGTACGCGCCCGCCAAGCGCGGCCAGCCCGGCGACCGCCTGTACATCCCCACCGACCAGCTGGAGCAGATCACCAAGTACGTCGGCGGCGAGGCCCCCACCCTGCACCGCCTGGGCGGCGCGGACTGGACGAAGACCAAGGCGCGCGCCAAGAAGGCCGTCAAGGAGATCGCCGCCGACCTGATCAAGCTGTACAGCGCGCGGATGGCGGCTCCCGGCCACGCCTTCGGCACGGACACCCCCTGGCAGCGCGAACTGGAGGACGCCTTCCCCTACGCGGAGACGCCCGACCAGCTGACCACGATCGCCGAGGTCAAGGACGACATGGAGAAGACGGTCCCGATGGACCGCCTGATCTGCGGCGACGTCGGCTACGGCAAGACGGAGATCGCGGTTCGCGCCGCCTTCAAGGCCGTCCAGGACGGCAAGCAGGTCGCCGTCCTCGTGCCGACGACGCTCCTCGTGCAGCAGCACTTCGGCACGTTCAGCGAGCGGTACGCGCAGTTCCCGGTGAAGGTGCGCGCCCTGTCCCGCTTCCAGACGGACACGGAGGCGAAGGCCACCCTGGAGGGCCTGCGCGAGGGTGGCGTGGACGTCGTCATCGGCACCCACCGCCTGTTCTCCTCGGAGACGAAGTTCAAGGACCTCGGCCTGGTCATCGTCGACGAGGAGCAGCGCTTCGGCGTCGAGCACAAGGAGCAGCTGAAGAAGCTCCGCGCGAACGTCGACGTCCTGACGATGTCCGCGACGCCCATCCCACGCACCCTGGAGATGGCCGTCACCGGCATCCGCGAGATGTCGACGATCACCACGCCCCCGGAGGAGCGCCACCCGGTGCTCACCTTCGTCGGCCCCTACGAGCAGAAGCAGATCGGCGCCGCGATCCGCCGCGAACTGCTGCGCGAGGGCCAGGTCTTCTACATCCACAACCGGGTCGAGTCCATCGACCGCGCGGCGGCGCGACTGCGTGAGATCGTCCCCGAGGCGCGCATCGCCACCGCTCACGGCCAGATGTCGGAGACGGCGCTGGAACAGGTCGTCGTCGACTTCTGGGAGAAGAAGTTCGACGTGCTCGTCTCGACGACGATCGTCGAGTCCGGCATCGACATCTCCAACGCCAACACCCTGATCGTGGAGCGCGGTGACACCTTCGGCCTGTCCCAGCTGCACCAGCTGCGTGGCCGCGTCGGCCGTGGTCGCGAACGCGGGTACGCCTACTTCCTGTACCCGCCGGAGAAGCCGCTGACGGAAACGGCCCACGAGCGCCTCGCGACGATCGCCCAGCACACGGAGATGGGCGCGGGCATGTACGTGGCGATGAAGGACCTGGAGATCCGCGGCGCCGGAAACCTGCTCGGCGGCGAACAGTCGGGCCATATCGCGGGCGTCGGCTTCGACCTGTACGTCCGGATGGTCGGCGAGGCCGTCGCGGACTACCGGCGTCAACTGGAGACCGGCGCGATCGAGGAGGAGCCGCCGCTCGAGGTGAAGATCGAGCTGCCCGTCGACGCGCACGTCCCGCACGACTACGCCCCCGGAGAGCGGCTGCGCCTGCAGGCCTACCGGGCCATCGCCTCCGCCAACTCGGAGGACGACGTCAAGGCCGTCCGCGAGGAACTCGTCGACCGGTACGGCAAGTTGCCCGAGCCGGTGGAGAACCTGCTGCTGGTGGCCGGGCTGCGCATGCTGGCACGCGCGTGTGACGTCGGCGAGATCGTCCTCCAGGGCGCCAACATCCGCTTCGCGCCGGTGGAGTTGCGCGAGTCGCAGGAGCTGCGCCTCAAGCGGCTGTACCCCGGGTCCGTCATCAAGCCGGCCGCGCACCAGGTCCTCGTCCCCCGCCCGAAGACCGCGAAGGTCGGCGGCAAGCCGCTGGTCGGGCGGGACCTGCTGGGCTGGGTGGGGGAGTTCCTGGCGACGGTGCTGGGGTCGTAA
- a CDS encoding antitoxin, with amino-acid sequence MGIFDRFKSNKAAQGKARDMSDVAEQKINEKTGNKYESQVDAAQQKLQERLGMDENRPDKP; translated from the coding sequence ATGGGCATCTTCGACAGGTTCAAGAGCAACAAGGCGGCACAGGGCAAGGCCAGGGACATGTCCGACGTCGCGGAACAGAAGATCAACGAGAAGACGGGCAACAAGTACGAGTCGCAGGTCGACGCCGCACAGCAGAAACTGCAGGAGCGGCTCGGCATGGACGAGAACCGGCCCGACAAGCCGTAG
- a CDS encoding HNH endonuclease family protein, with product MRRLRGGAAAAVVLICVVTAAGCTEQTTGSGAGSTGAGPTAGGGAANGGAALAAAESLTVKGRAPKTGYERDRFGAAWADTDSNSCDTRDDILKRDLKEVKFTGGTCKVSYGVLESDPYSGKDVTYRRGSSKVDIDHVVALSDAWQKGAKYWDASKRIALANDPLNLLAVDASTNRSKGDGDTATWLPPNKAYRCTYVAAQVAVKKKYALWVSAAEKSAMEEVLKTCPDQKLPTGGNPTKAPERFHAG from the coding sequence GTGAGGCGTCTGAGGGGCGGGGCGGCGGCTGCCGTCGTGCTGATATGCGTGGTGACGGCGGCCGGGTGCACCGAGCAGACCACCGGATCCGGCGCCGGTTCCACCGGTGCGGGGCCGACGGCAGGCGGCGGAGCGGCGAACGGCGGAGCGGCTCTCGCGGCGGCCGAGTCGCTGACCGTCAAGGGGCGAGCCCCCAAGACCGGCTACGAGCGGGACAGGTTCGGCGCCGCCTGGGCGGACACGGACTCCAACTCCTGCGACACCCGTGACGACATACTCAAGCGCGACCTGAAGGAGGTGAAGTTCACCGGCGGCACCTGCAAGGTGTCCTACGGCGTGCTGGAGTCGGACCCGTACTCCGGGAAGGACGTGACCTACCGGCGAGGCAGCAGCAAGGTCGACATAGATCACGTCGTCGCCCTGTCCGACGCCTGGCAGAAGGGCGCCAAGTACTGGGACGCGAGCAAGCGGATAGCGCTCGCCAACGACCCGCTCAACCTCCTGGCCGTCGACGCGAGCACGAACCGCTCCAAGGGGGACGGCGACACGGCGACATGGCTGCCGCCCAACAAGGCCTACCGGTGCACGTATGTCGCGGCGCAGGTCGCCGTGAAGAAGAAGTACGCACTGTGGGTCTCCGCGGCGGAGAAGTCCGCGATGGAGGAGGTCCTCAAGACCTGCCCCGACCAGAAACTCCCCACCGGGGGCAACCCGACGAAGGCGCCGGAGCGATTCCACGCGGGCTGA
- a CDS encoding glycoside hydrolase domain-containing protein, giving the protein MAEHRQSRKRRYITWGVAGAAVLAGAGIAAQTSMAATTWPAQKTYTGRAFDTCTAPSLAAMKAWKTDGYYGGAAVYVGGKNRGCAQPNLTASWVKSVNAAGWKLIPLYVGAQPPCQTGSSPEKITAATATSLGATDAADAVAKASALGMKAGSPIYLDMEAYDITNKACNDAVLAYVRSFTKTLRAKIYRAGYYGFTSSSAKAIATATNKTDLPGNLWYALWDKKDTTTTDWPWGATQYTNHSRGHQFMVNSKETRGGYTITVDRDTWDAPVAIVG; this is encoded by the coding sequence ATGGCCGAGCACCGGCAGTCCAGGAAGCGCAGATACATCACGTGGGGCGTGGCCGGCGCAGCCGTCCTCGCGGGGGCCGGGATAGCGGCGCAGACCTCGATGGCGGCCACCACCTGGCCCGCCCAGAAGACCTACACCGGCCGCGCCTTCGACACCTGCACCGCGCCCTCCCTGGCCGCGATGAAGGCCTGGAAGACCGACGGCTACTACGGCGGCGCCGCCGTCTACGTCGGCGGCAAGAACCGCGGTTGCGCGCAGCCCAACCTCACCGCGTCCTGGGTGAAGTCGGTCAACGCGGCCGGCTGGAAGCTCATCCCGCTCTACGTCGGCGCCCAGCCGCCCTGCCAGACCGGCTCCAGCCCGGAGAAGATCACCGCCGCCACGGCCACCTCCCTCGGCGCGACCGACGCCGCGGACGCCGTCGCCAAGGCCTCGGCGCTCGGCATGAAGGCCGGCAGCCCGATCTACCTCGACATGGAGGCGTACGACATCACCAACAAGGCGTGCAACGACGCCGTGCTGGCGTATGTGCGCTCCTTCACCAAGACGCTGCGCGCCAAGATCTACCGGGCCGGCTACTACGGCTTCACCAGCTCCAGCGCCAAGGCGATCGCCACCGCGACGAACAAGACGGACCTGCCGGGCAACCTCTGGTACGCACTGTGGGACAAGAAGGACACCACGACCACCGACTGGCCGTGGGGCGCCACCCAGTACACGAACCACAGCCGCGGCCACCAGTTCATGGTGAACAGCAAGGAGACCCGCGGCGGCTACACGATCACCGTGGACCGCGACACCTGGGACGCCCCGGTCGCCATCGTCGGCTGA
- a CDS encoding SurA N-terminal domain-containing protein — translation MHRRRRTALLLSAAIVAAPLLTACGNDTHPGAAAVVGGQRISVAQLESRVNEVRTAQRAAVKDDAQYAQAIAQTGTLTRDTLHGMVLDQVLHRAAEDAGVTVSRREVQQMRAGLEQQAGGAQGLETAWLQQYGIPPQRLDENLRLQLEAQKLATALGTNTNQAPFWNALSKASKALGVDLNPRYGSWDAQKVARVDAKTPWVREITTAGTQQTT, via the coding sequence TTGCACCGCCGCCGTCGCACCGCGCTCCTGCTGTCCGCCGCGATCGTGGCGGCCCCCCTCCTCACCGCCTGCGGGAACGACACGCATCCCGGCGCGGCGGCCGTCGTGGGCGGCCAGCGGATCTCCGTCGCGCAGCTGGAGAGCCGGGTGAACGAGGTGCGCACGGCCCAGCGCGCCGCGGTCAAGGACGACGCGCAGTACGCGCAGGCCATCGCCCAGACCGGCACCCTCACCCGCGACACCCTGCACGGCATGGTCCTCGACCAGGTGCTGCACCGCGCCGCCGAGGACGCGGGCGTCACCGTCAGCCGCCGCGAGGTCCAGCAGATGCGGGCCGGCCTGGAACAGCAGGCCGGCGGCGCGCAGGGCCTGGAAACGGCGTGGCTCCAGCAGTACGGCATCCCGCCGCAGCGCCTCGACGAGAACCTCCGCCTCCAGCTGGAGGCCCAGAAACTCGCCACCGCGCTCGGCACGAACACCAACCAGGCCCCGTTCTGGAACGCCCTGTCCAAGGCGTCCAAGGCCCTCGGTGTCGACCTGAACCCGCGCTACGGCAGCTGGGACGCGCAGAAGGTGGCCCGCGTCGACGCGAAGACGCCCTGGGTGCGGGAGATCACCACGGCCGGCACGCAGCAGACGACGTGA
- a CDS encoding nucleoside triphosphate pyrophosphohydrolase yields MNASSPSSPSSPSSPSGPSSEPVGGPAVAAGRIVLLTTSHRVAPGLLSWPAWQALRAADRVLCADGAHPQLPYLRDAGITVEEASPTAEDIVAACAGGRAVVVVATGEGEPALTDGLARLAGSGRVSMPELELLPASYDLPGARLLDLVQVMDRIRAECPWSSQQTHKGLAKYAVEESYELVEAIETGDYDELREELGDVLLQVVFHARIAEEDEESPFSVDDVAGTIVAKLIHRHPHVFGDATATTPEEVKEHWLRTKAAEKRRESVTDGVPLHQPGLALAAKLASRARMAGLDVPLPTAEGSGTDADATVVGTDGMSTKGRGLEGRDAEGRDFEGRDAEGREFEGSGAGGGGAEHIGAEGIGYELLALAARAEAEGVDPEAALRAAARAYRDAIRATEGVMG; encoded by the coding sequence GTGAACGCATCCAGCCCGTCCAGTCCATCCAGCCCGTCCAGTCCGTCCGGCCCGTCCAGCGAGCCCGTCGGCGGTCCCGCCGTCGCCGCCGGCCGTATCGTCCTGCTCACCACCAGCCACCGCGTCGCCCCCGGCCTGCTGTCCTGGCCCGCCTGGCAGGCCCTGCGCGCGGCGGACCGGGTGCTGTGCGCGGACGGCGCGCATCCGCAGCTGCCCTATCTGCGGGACGCGGGCATAACGGTCGAGGAGGCCTCCCCGACCGCCGAAGACATCGTCGCCGCCTGCGCCGGCGGCCGCGCGGTCGTGGTCGTGGCCACCGGTGAGGGCGAACCGGCCCTCACCGACGGGCTGGCCCGCCTGGCGGGCTCCGGCCGGGTGTCGATGCCCGAGCTGGAACTCCTCCCCGCCTCCTACGACCTTCCCGGCGCCCGGCTCCTCGACCTCGTCCAGGTCATGGACCGCATCCGCGCCGAGTGCCCGTGGTCCTCCCAGCAGACCCACAAGGGCCTGGCGAAGTACGCGGTGGAGGAGTCCTACGAACTGGTCGAGGCGATCGAGACCGGTGACTACGACGAACTCCGCGAGGAACTGGGCGACGTCCTGCTCCAGGTCGTCTTCCACGCCCGTATCGCCGAGGAGGACGAGGAGTCCCCGTTCTCCGTCGACGACGTCGCGGGCACGATCGTCGCCAAGCTCATCCACCGCCACCCCCATGTCTTCGGCGACGCCACCGCCACGACCCCGGAAGAGGTGAAGGAGCACTGGCTGCGCACGAAGGCGGCCGAGAAGCGGAGGGAGTCGGTGACGGACGGCGTCCCTCTCCACCAGCCGGGCCTGGCCCTCGCCGCGAAGCTGGCCTCCCGGGCCCGGATGGCCGGCCTCGACGTGCCCCTGCCGACGGCCGAGGGCTCGGGCACGGACGCGGATGCCACGGTCGTGGGGACCGACGGCATGAGCACCAAGGGCAGAGGGCTCGAAGGCAGAGACGCCGAGGGTAGAGATTTCGAGGGCAGAGACGCCGAGGGCAGAGAGTTCGAGGGCAGCGGCGCCGGGGGCGGAGGCGCGGAGCACATAGGCGCGGAAGGCATCGGTTACGAGTTGCTGGCCCTCGCCGCGCGGGCGGAAGCGGAAGGCGTGGACCCGGAGGCGGCCCTGCGGGCGGCGGCGCGGGCCTATCGGGACGCGATCCGGGCGACCGAAGGGGTGATGGGTTAG